From Lolium perenne isolate Kyuss_39 chromosome 5, Kyuss_2.0, whole genome shotgun sequence, a single genomic window includes:
- the LOC127303683 gene encoding uncharacterized protein encodes MARELWRPPLSSSALPLSNSCMSLRMVVAQRCWREGRLVGSRDNRGAASQGLDLKQCEPLLEAEVNVLFLMAMEIFVEESNVHRIEPRPVKLTPVIRSSNMISLWQHHHWKPTNVLMVTPFRGLTLRGGEAQTEYLSVHEEGPHDEL; translated from the exons ATGGCGAGGGAGCTGTGGAGACCTCCATTGAGCTCGAGCGCGTTGCCTCTGTCGAACTCCTGCATGTCGTTGCGGATGGTGGTCGCGCAGCGGTGCTGGCGAGAGGGCAGGCTCGTTGGATCAAGAGATAATCGTGGTGCGGCGAGTCAAGGCCTAGATCTGAAGCAGTGCGAGCCACTGCTGGAGGCGGAGGTCAATGTGCTCTTCCTCATGGCCATGGAGATCTTCGTTGAGGAGAGCAATGTCCACCGCATCGAACCCCGGCCCGTCAAG TTGACGCCAGTTATTCGGAGCAGCAACATGATTAGCCTGTGGCAGCACCATCATTGGAAACCCACTAATGTCCTCATGGTTACTCCATTCCGTGGTTTGACCCTTCGAG GTGGTGAAGCACAAACTGAATACCTCTCCGTACATGAAGAAGGGCCTCATGATGAGCTTTAG